The following are encoded in a window of Methanobrevibacter ruminantium M1 genomic DNA:
- a CDS encoding class I SAM-dependent methyltransferase, with product MEIEHTHELIKDVFGMNMKEARLLDDLLKTNDLSEILELGFAHGVSSCYFASTLKDMGKGHLTTIDNTTAKTRNPNIEELLKKTGLEEYVTYYFEAVSYNWRLMKLIEENNGPIFDFCYIDGAHDWNNDGFAFLLVDKLLKPGGIIIFDDYNWSFSRSPSMSQSPRVLAMSKEEQETPQIKKVYDMLVKTHPNYHNFKILNDNSWALAQKKEEEDLFENQVNKLESENRKLRKKQKEIMSSNSWKMTKPLRQLRNKK from the coding sequence ATGGAGATAGAACATACACACGAACTTATCAAAGATGTTTTTGGAATGAATATGAAAGAGGCAAGGCTTTTAGACGATCTCTTAAAGACTAACGACCTATCCGAGATATTGGAATTAGGCTTTGCACATGGAGTGTCCTCCTGTTACTTTGCATCCACACTTAAGGATATGGGAAAAGGTCACTTGACAACCATAGACAATACTACAGCTAAAACCCGTAATCCTAACATAGAGGAATTATTAAAAAAGACAGGGCTTGAAGAATATGTGACCTATTATTTTGAAGCGGTTTCATACAATTGGAGATTGATGAAGCTGATTGAGGAAAATAACGGACCTATATTTGACTTTTGCTATATTGACGGCGCCCACGATTGGAACAATGACGGATTTGCATTCCTTTTAGTGGATAAGCTATTAAAGCCTGGAGGAATTATAATATTTGATGATTATAACTGGAGCTTTTCACGAAGCCCCTCTATGAGCCAGTCTCCAAGAGTTCTTGCCATGTCAAAGGAAGAACAGGAAACCCCTCAAATTAAAAAGGTATATGATATGCTAGTTAAGACCCATCCTAATTATCATAATTTCAAGATCTTAAATGACAATAGCTGGGCATTGGCTCAAAAGAAGGAAGAAGAGGACCTTTTTGAAAACCAAGTAAATAAGCTCGAATCTGAAAACAGGAAATTGAGAAAAAAGCAAAAGGAGATTATGTCTTCAAACAGTTGGAAGATGACAAAGCCATTAAGACAGCTTAGAAATAAAAAATAA
- a CDS encoding CBS domain-containing protein has translation MKAKEMMDKKFVYVSKDDTIEAVSIKMEESKRFTAPVLDKDMKLEGWITSFNITKGLREGKKLISEVMDPVENILAIKEDEAAKNAVIEISKHKLISVPIIDDENKVIGVCRSVDVVDSMSSLYDIKVSKIYEAMEKELKGVTWDELMEASAKISTRTTGVKITAEEYEKNIQNATFGEAIWATGGLEKFFAGLISVGEIVIARKVGRARR, from the coding sequence ATGATGGATAAGAAATTTGTTTATGTATCAAAAGACGATACAATAGAAGCTGTTTCTATAAAAATGGAAGAATCTAAAAGATTCACTGCCCCTGTTTTAGATAAGGACATGAAATTGGAAGGATGGATTACTTCATTCAACATTACAAAAGGCTTGCGCGAAGGCAAGAAACTGATTTCAGAGGTAATGGATCCTGTTGAGAACATATTGGCCATTAAGGAAGATGAGGCTGCAAAGAATGCGGTTATTGAAATCTCAAAGCATAAGCTAATCAGCGTTCCTATCATTGATGATGAAAATAAGGTCATTGGAGTATGCAGATCTGTAGATGTGGTTGATTCAATGTCTTCCCTTTATGACATTAAGGTTAGCAAGATTTATGAAGCTATGGAAAAAGAGCTTAAAGGGGTTACTTGGGATGAATTGATGGAGGCTTCTGCTAAAATCAGTACAAGAACCACAGGGGTAAAGATCACTGCTGAAGAATATGAGAAGAATATTCAGAATGCCACTTTCGGTGAAGCGATTTGGGCAACTGGTGGACTTGAAAAGTTCTTTGCAGGTCTTATTTCAGTTGGAGAAATTGTAATTGCACGTAAAGTAGGCCGTGCAAGACGCTAG